The following is a genomic window from Pyricularia oryzae 70-15 chromosome 5, whole genome shotgun sequence.
AGTGGCGCTCGTTGGCAAAGGACATGGGGTAAGCGATGAAGAAGATGTACATGAGACCTAGGAGTAGATTGTTAGTATTGCCAACCATATATATGAGTATATATATATGTAAAAAAGAGGGCAGCAAAGCCTCACCAAAAACAACAGAAATATAAGTCGAAATCAGGACGAGGATGGGCTCGAGGAAAAGCATCTTGGCTGGCCGAGCGAGGCAGCCCTCGACAACGTCACGGAAGCtctgctcctgctcctccGACCTGGCCCTCAAGGCCCAATTCCGCGTCATGTGGCGCATGCGCCTCGCCCTCTGCTCCAGCAGGACTGGCGAACAGGTCTCGGTCAGGATGGGAAACGTCACCAGGCCGACGGCGAGACAGGCGACGGCCGTGGCGTTGAAGATGCAGCGCCAGCCCAGGCTGCTGCTCGAGGCGACGGCGGACCCCACGATGGGGCCGATGACGGGCCCGACCATGAGAAAGGTGCCTGCGCACGGCATGGCAAAACCTCGCTGCTTCGGCGTCCACATGTCGGCCATGGTTCCGCTCATGATGGCCGAGGGAGCGGCGCCAAAAAACCCCTGGAGGAAACGCGAGACGAAGACGGTGGCGAGAGTGCTGTTGGCGGCGCCTGCAGGCAGCTGAGAGAGAATGAAGAGGATGTAGCCGGCCAACAAGGGTGGCTTGCGACCAAGGCGTTCGGATAGCGggctgttttgtttttattttgtttttgttcagcaaaaaaaactctAGCTCTGCAACGGGCATGTCAGGATTGGGGAAAGAAAGTTCTCCTACCCGAAAACAATGGGGCCAAAAGCGAAGCCCAGCATAAAAAGGGATGTACCTCCAAACACCATAGTTTGGACACTAGTCTCGAACTCGgtagctgttgctgctgcggccgCACTAAAGACCGACGAGGAAAACGTGGTCGTCAAGACGTAGAGCGCAATAGTCCAGGTGATTAGCCACTTGCGCGTCTTTGACAGGTTGCGAGGATTGCCCGCGTCACTCGGCTCGTTCCAATCGACAATAAAGTCATCGCCCTGAATCTTTTGGTAAACTTGGAGCTCAAATGCATCATCGTCCTCAACTGTGCCAGCGTTATTGACAAGTGTCGGACCTGTTTCTGGTGTCATGTTTGGAGATGGGTATGGCGTTGAGACGGGAACAATCAGTCCAAGGGTCAGTGACTATGTTTGCCAGCTCTGGTGCTGGGTTGGTTTGCTTCAAATACACGAGTAAAAGTCGACATGTGCAAGCAATCCTTGCACAGCCCTTTAGTTTTAAATATTTCCAGAGAATCCCGGGGCGGATTtagcttttgtcttttttcttccctttttcctaacctttttttttccttcacaAAAGACCGCTCTATATATCGGGGATCAATTGCCGAAACACATTGGCCGAAAACTGGGTGCAATCCGGACTTGCAGCTAACTGTATTTAGCACCAACTCCATAGGCAAGGCACGGTATGTTCCAGAGGGTATGGCCGTATCTGATAGTCGACGATTGCTATTGGGGCggcctttctctttttttttttttttgctttcggTCATGACATTTTGATCCGCCTTGGTCCGTCGTTGCAAGTCCGGCCATACTCGAACCACATTTGCCAAGTCCCATCGCCGTCATCCTCCACCTCGACTGAATTCTCGACACTGCTGCCGTCGCCCGCGCCAAAGTCGGGGCTCTGCGCCCTCGAACGCATCCTGACGTGCGTCACCCTGGTGCCGGCCATGCTCCCCGACGCACCCACGCCCGCCGGAGCGTCGACGTGGtgcgtgctgctgctgtacgCCAGGCAGACCGGGTAGCGGAGCGGCATGACCTCCCCCGCCAGCACGCGGAGCTCGCCGGGCTTGACGTCGTCCGCATAGACGTACACGGGGTCCGGGTCGCCGCCGGGCATGTCAAAGACGTGCAGGTCGcggcctgccgcctcgccccTCGACGCGAGCAGCCTCTTGCGCAGCCGGTATCTGCGCTCGTGCTCCACGGCCAGCCGGTTCTTGATGGTCTCGAGGTGGCCAAAGCTCAAGGGTCGCGTCCCGTCCGGCAGGGCGATTCTCGCTTCGTCGAGCAAGAGGTTGCATCTTGTGGGTGACGTCTTTTCGATGGCTGCCACCAGCCGTGCGAGATCGTCCGTGTCGACCACAAAGGCTTGCTGCTCGGCGGGGGAGTACACGGGTGTAGCTGGCTGTCGGTTCAGCCAGCGGTCTATTTCCAACTGCAGGTTGTCGAGAATTTTGCAGATGTGGCCGTCGTTGGCCGGGTTGGTGTCTTTCCAGAGTGCCAGGGCCACGGCGCCCTCGTCTCTTCGGCTTCCGTCGTCTGCAACCTTGCCTCGATACTTGGCGCGCAGGTTGTAAAAGGTCTCCATGACCTTTGGATGGGGCGAGACGGGGCCGAATGGCCGGGCGTGGTTCTCGATCTTGATGTAGGCAATCATCTGTAGGACGAAGCGCAAGATATTCAGATTGCCCTTGAAGCCCGGGTACACGAGAACATGGCACAGGGCGTGGTAGAAGCTGAATTGGCCGTTGGCCGCCACCACTTTGCCGATCCTGAGCCCGTAGGTGAAGAGATCAGAGAGCATGGCGTCGTCGTAGAGGTATCCCAAAAGTCTCCAGGCTTCGAGCTCGTcatcgtcttggtcttggctGGCATCAAAGTTTGGGCACTGCCGCTAGGGTTAGCCGGATCTTGTCGTTGCTTTCAAtgggaaggaaaaaagaaaaaaggaacccCGGATAGGGTTGGACGAACCTCCTGAATCAGCTTCCGCTCATCCTCGACCGACCAGAGCTCAGCTTGCACCCTTTCCAACATTGACATGTCTCCGAAAAAGACGTTTCTGCTGCAGGGCCACGGTCACTTTGTTGTCTTCTAGACTTGATGTTAGCTTATTGGCGCCTGGGTGTTGCCACAGTTGTCCTTGAAGCTTGCtggcaggtaggtagctgAGTTTTTGATCATCCTGGTCAGGAAGCTTTCTCGTTGCAGTCACCTCAATTGCAGCAAAAGGTTGATGTCATGAACAAATGCAAGCAGGAATGGGATCTTCTACCTTTGATAAGCCAAGACCCAGAGCTGGGCTCAAGATGATTCTTTACTTTGACGAGTTCAGGTAGATGCTTCTAAAACTTACGAAGAAAGTGGTCAAGATGAGAGTGGAAGtcaaaagaagaaggacgCCGGCAAAAGATTCATCTCGAAGCAGTTGCATTCTCCGTTTGCTCAGAGTCCCTCCTGGGATCAAGCCTTTGATCAGTTTCTGCTCAGTTTCTGCCCGACATCTCTTGTTCCGACCTTTAAAAAAGTTTCTTGGATTTCCAGCTAGTTCAACAGCCATCCAAATGTTCTTCTTTCAACTTGTGCAGTATTTTTGGCATCCTTTCGACAATCCAAGTGAGGCCACCGTCATGAACACAGGTAAGCACAACTCCGACAATCGACAGCAAAACATGTTGGAATAGACTCCTAGCTTCATTGTCGTCTTCTTTGCCACACCAGCAAAAGGCTACCTACGAATCCCCAAATACTAGTTGACCAGTATTGTTTCAGCTCGAGGATTTCTCCAACGAGTTTTTATCAAGACCAGGAAGCAATGTCATGCCAACCATCCAGGGCGTCACGAAGGGAATCCCCTATTCCAAGTCCACAGCGGGAATTGCGGAAGGCCATGAATCCCACACGCCAAAGACAACGCCTGGAGACTCACATTCCCGTGGAACACTAAGGGCCATTGCCCAAAGGCAACGTATACAACGCGGAAACGAGCTGGTTTTGGCAGCACCGATAGACTTGGGATATTATCTCTTGCTGACATTTATCAGCTTACAACACAGCGAAAAAACTGCACCTTTTATCCCAAGACTCGATGCTAATGTTGATACTTTTTACGATCTTGGATGACAAAACACAGCATATTCCTCGACGGCATGCCACAAGCGTCAAAGAGCAAAATCACTACGTATTCCAAGAACAAAAACGCAAAAGATCAAGCAAACGAGAGCTCGCCCGAGCAAGGAAAGCTGGAAACACCGGAAACATCGGAATAGTCCGACCCCGA
Proteins encoded in this region:
- a CDS encoding MFS transporter, with the translated sequence MTPETGPTLVNNAGTVEDDDAFELQVYQKIQGDDFIVDWNEPSDAGNPRNLSKTRKWLITWTIALYVLTTTFSSSVFSAAAAATATEFETSVQTMVFGGTSLFMLGFAFGPIVFGPLSERLGRKPPLLAGYILFILSQLPAGAANSTLATVFVSRFLQGFFGAAPSAIMSGTMADMWTPKQRGFAMPCAGTFLMVGPVIGPIVGSAVASSSSLGWRCIFNATAVACLAVGLVTFPILTETCSPVLLEQRARRMRHMTRNWALRARSEEQEQSFRDVVEGCLARPAKMLFLEPILVLISTYISVVFGLMYIFFIAYPMSFANERHWDQTSAGLPLLSILLGTIIGGAIIILTVESKVSPDPANGRPQENRLLLMMLGSVCLPAGMLLFAGGSSPSVGPTQQIMAGVPMGMGIILINMQGMNYIIDCYGPFSNSAISANTFMRSIFASGFPAFSQISVARATSMLAAIAIVLAPIPFLFYRYGSLVRSKSRWAP